The following are encoded together in the Ralstonia insidiosa genome:
- a CDS encoding DUF6600 domain-containing protein — MSTTPSRRSLRLSGVRLPHVLRAVGIAAVLLVCGSRAALAADPASRVARLSDFSGAVSFAPAGSDDWAGATLNRPFTTGDRLWSDQGSRSELHVGSTALRLGQNTGATLVDLDDRNTQVKLTQGALSVRVRALPPDQTIEIDTPNLAFTPQAPGEYRLDVAPDGSSTTVTVWHGQGTAYGDDRSTPLGAGQQIRFGGTDLAEAGGMDNPGRDGFDRWAESRDAREDASISARYVGREMTGYEALDGYGSWREEDGYGAVWVPSAVPTGWAPYRTGHWAWVAPWGWTWVDDQPWGFAPFHYGRWAYVGATWCWVPGPVVPRPVYAPALVGFVGGGGGGGVSWGINISIGSPGVAWFPLAPGEAYRPVYAASPTYVTNINKTVVVNNVTVNKTIINNNVTNITNVNRVTYVNANNPAALTAVPAKTFVSGQPVGPAMTTLRPEQMRAQLAHAQIVSTPALAPVKASLVGAAAANGAHPLPPAQVFSRQAIAVRAPQAPAGGHDALAERFHAQGGTLAGAGPAWTGGNAPAHIAPVRGPANAGVQPMPVGAQAAGLRLTRATPANMPHGEGAPRPGNEPNGPRGANNEPMPGNAQAPHGAQPPAPQAFTAPGTTTRPGQQPGAQPPQEQRRGEERAVLPKPALPPQSPTGMTSRPQPQEGMRGEEHRPVQAQQPQPHPAEVIRPTAPAPQERPRPEPQAQPRPEPRQSEQHFEAPRPSAQSPRPVEIHPSQPLPRPEPRPESPRPQPQPQPQPPHVEHHEAAPAQQPHPQGQGGGHNEQHREEDHR, encoded by the coding sequence ATGTCCACCACTCCATCCCGCCGTTCTCTCCGTCTCTCCGGTGTGCGGCTGCCGCACGTGTTGCGCGCCGTGGGTATTGCCGCGGTGCTGCTGGTCTGCGGGTCGCGCGCGGCGCTGGCCGCTGATCCGGCGTCGCGCGTTGCGCGGCTGTCTGACTTTTCGGGTGCGGTGAGCTTTGCGCCTGCCGGCTCCGACGACTGGGCCGGCGCCACCCTCAACCGCCCATTCACGACTGGCGACCGACTCTGGTCCGACCAGGGCAGCCGCAGCGAGCTGCACGTCGGCTCCACCGCGCTGCGCCTCGGCCAGAACACCGGCGCCACGCTGGTCGACCTGGATGATCGCAATACGCAAGTCAAGCTGACGCAGGGCGCCTTGTCGGTACGCGTGCGGGCGTTGCCGCCCGATCAGACCATCGAGATCGATACGCCGAACCTCGCCTTCACACCGCAGGCGCCGGGTGAGTACCGCCTCGACGTGGCTCCCGATGGCTCCAGCACCACCGTCACTGTCTGGCACGGTCAGGGCACGGCCTATGGCGACGATCGCTCGACCCCGCTGGGCGCTGGCCAGCAGATCCGCTTTGGCGGCACCGACCTGGCCGAGGCCGGTGGCATGGACAACCCCGGCCGCGACGGCTTCGACCGCTGGGCCGAATCGCGCGACGCGCGCGAAGATGCTTCAATCTCGGCCCGCTACGTCGGCCGCGAAATGACCGGCTACGAAGCCCTGGACGGCTACGGCTCATGGCGCGAGGAAGACGGCTACGGCGCCGTGTGGGTGCCGAGCGCGGTGCCAACCGGCTGGGCGCCGTATCGCACGGGCCACTGGGCATGGGTCGCACCGTGGGGCTGGACGTGGGTTGACGATCAGCCGTGGGGCTTCGCGCCGTTCCACTATGGCCGCTGGGCCTATGTGGGCGCGACGTGGTGCTGGGTTCCGGGGCCGGTGGTACCGCGTCCGGTGTATGCGCCGGCGCTGGTCGGTTTTGTGGGCGGTGGCGGTGGCGGCGGTGTGAGCTGGGGCATCAACATCTCGATCGGCTCGCCGGGCGTCGCGTGGTTCCCGCTGGCGCCAGGCGAGGCGTATCGCCCCGTGTATGCCGCCAGTCCCACCTACGTCACCAACATCAACAAGACGGTGGTGGTGAACAACGTCACGGTCAACAAGACGATCATCAACAACAACGTGACCAACATCACCAATGTGAACCGCGTCACGTATGTCAACGCCAACAACCCCGCCGCACTGACGGCCGTACCCGCCAAGACATTCGTGAGCGGCCAGCCGGTCGGCCCGGCGATGACGACACTGCGCCCCGAGCAGATGCGCGCGCAACTTGCGCATGCGCAGATTGTGTCAACGCCCGCGCTGGCACCGGTGAAGGCAAGCCTGGTGGGCGCGGCTGCCGCCAACGGTGCGCATCCGTTGCCGCCGGCACAGGTGTTCTCGCGGCAAGCCATTGCTGTGCGCGCACCGCAGGCGCCGGCGGGTGGGCACGATGCATTGGCCGAGCGCTTCCACGCCCAAGGCGGCACGTTGGCCGGCGCCGGCCCGGCGTGGACGGGCGGCAATGCCCCCGCGCACATCGCACCGGTACGTGGCCCCGCCAATGCCGGCGTGCAACCGATGCCGGTGGGTGCGCAGGCGGCTGGTCTGCGCCTCACGCGCGCCACACCGGCCAACATGCCGCATGGTGAAGGTGCGCCGCGCCCAGGCAACGAACCCAATGGCCCGCGCGGTGCCAACAACGAGCCGATGCCGGGGAATGCACAAGCCCCGCATGGCGCACAGCCGCCTGCGCCGCAAGCCTTCACGGCGCCGGGCACGACCACGCGCCCCGGACAACAACCCGGTGCACAGCCCCCGCAGGAGCAACGTCGTGGTGAGGAGCGCGCCGTCTTGCCCAAGCCCGCGCTGCCCCCGCAGTCGCCCACCGGGATGACGTCACGTCCGCAGCCGCAGGAAGGCATGCGCGGCGAGGAGCATCGTCCGGTGCAGGCGCAACAACCACAACCGCACCCCGCTGAAGTCATCCGGCCGACCGCACCCGCTCCGCAGGAACGCCCGCGCCCAGAGCCGCAAGCGCAACCGCGTCCTGAGCCGCGTCAGTCTGAGCAGCACTTCGAAGCGCCGCGCCCATCGGCACAGTCGCCGCGTCCGGTGGAAATTCACCCGTCGCAACCGCTGCCTCGGCCCGAACCGCGTCCGGAGTCGCCGCGTCCGCAGCCCCAGCCGCAACCTCAACCGCCGCACGTCGAGCATCATGAAGCCGCGCCCGCACAGCAGCCTCACCCACAAGGCCAAGGCGGCGGCCACAACGAGCAGCACCGTGAAGAGGACCACCGCTAA
- a CDS encoding F0F1 ATP synthase subunit epsilon, with translation MATIHVDVVSAEHEIFSGNAKFVALPGEAGELGILPGHTPLITRIKPGAVRIEKEDGGEEFVFVAGGILEVQPKKVTVLADTAIRGHDLDEAKANEAKRAAEEALQNQSSDIDLARAQGELAVAAAQLAAIARLRRKR, from the coding sequence ATGGCAACCATTCATGTAGACGTCGTCAGCGCTGAGCACGAGATCTTCTCCGGCAATGCCAAGTTTGTGGCGCTGCCGGGCGAGGCTGGTGAGCTGGGCATTCTGCCCGGTCACACGCCGCTGATCACGCGCATCAAGCCGGGCGCCGTGCGCATCGAGAAGGAAGATGGCGGCGAAGAGTTCGTGTTCGTTGCCGGTGGCATTCTCGAAGTGCAGCCGAAGAAGGTGACCGTGCTGGCCGATACCGCAATCCGCGGTCACGACCTGGACGAAGCCAAGGCGAACGAAGCCAAGCGTGCGGCCGAAGAGGCGCTGCAGAACCAAAGCAGCGACATCGATCTGGCTCGTGCCCAAGGTGAACTGGCCGTGGCCGCTGCGCAGTTGGCCGCAATCGCGCGCCTGCGTCGCAAGCGCTGA
- the atpD gene encoding F0F1 ATP synthase subunit beta, producing MANGNIVQCIGAVVDIQFPRDAMPKVYDALVLDDSNEASFAEKGLTFEVQQQLGDGVVRTIALGSSDGLRRGMRVATTGAPISVPVGHGTLGRIMDVLGRPIDEAGPIACDEKRAIHQKAPKFDELSPSVDLLETGIKVIDLVCPFAKGGKVGLFGGAGVGKTVNMMELINNIAKQHSGLSVFAGVGERTREGNDFYHEMKDSNVLDKVAMVFGQMNEPPGNRLRVALTGLTMAERFRDEGRDILFFVDNIYRYTLAGTEVSALLGRMPSAVGYQPTLAEEMGKLQERITSTKTGSITSIQAVYVPADDLTDPSPATTFLHLDSTVVLSRDIAALGIYPAVDPLDSTSRQLDPQVVGQEHYEVADRVKKTLQRYKELRDIIAILGMDELSPEDKLAVGRARKIQRFLSQPFHVAEVFTGSPGKYVPLKETIRGFKMLVDGECDHLPEQAFYMVGSIDEAFEKAKKLQ from the coding sequence ATCGCAAACGGAAATATCGTGCAGTGCATCGGCGCCGTGGTGGACATTCAGTTCCCGCGTGACGCGATGCCGAAGGTTTACGACGCGCTGGTGCTGGATGACAGCAACGAAGCCTCGTTCGCCGAGAAGGGCTTGACCTTCGAAGTGCAACAACAGCTGGGTGACGGCGTGGTGCGTACCATTGCACTGGGTTCGTCCGACGGTCTGCGTCGCGGCATGCGCGTGGCCACCACCGGCGCGCCGATTTCGGTGCCGGTCGGTCACGGCACGCTGGGCCGCATCATGGACGTGCTGGGTCGTCCGATCGACGAAGCTGGCCCGATCGCCTGCGACGAAAAGCGTGCGATTCACCAGAAGGCCCCGAAGTTCGACGAACTGTCGCCGTCGGTGGACCTGCTGGAAACCGGCATCAAGGTGATCGACCTGGTCTGCCCGTTCGCCAAGGGCGGTAAGGTGGGTCTGTTCGGTGGCGCCGGTGTTGGCAAGACCGTGAACATGATGGAGCTGATCAACAACATCGCCAAGCAGCACTCGGGCTTGTCGGTGTTTGCTGGCGTGGGCGAGCGTACCCGTGAGGGCAACGACTTCTACCACGAAATGAAGGACTCCAACGTGCTCGACAAGGTGGCCATGGTGTTCGGCCAGATGAACGAGCCGCCGGGCAACCGTCTGCGCGTGGCGCTGACCGGCCTGACGATGGCCGAGCGCTTCCGCGACGAAGGCCGTGACATCCTGTTCTTCGTCGACAACATCTACCGCTACACGCTGGCCGGTACCGAAGTGTCGGCACTGCTGGGCCGTATGCCTTCGGCCGTGGGTTATCAGCCGACGCTGGCTGAAGAAATGGGCAAGCTGCAGGAACGTATTACGTCGACCAAGACCGGCTCGATCACGTCGATCCAGGCCGTGTACGTGCCTGCCGATGACTTGACCGACCCGTCGCCGGCCACGACCTTCCTGCACCTGGACTCGACCGTCGTGCTGTCGCGTGACATCGCTGCACTGGGTATCTACCCGGCAGTGGATCCGCTCGACTCGACCTCGCGTCAGCTCGACCCGCAAGTCGTGGGCCAAGAGCACTACGAAGTCGCCGACCGCGTGAAGAAGACGCTGCAGCGCTACAAGGAACTGCGCGACATCATCGCGATTCTGGGCATGGACGAACTGTCGCCGGAAGACAAGCTGGCTGTGGGCCGCGCCCGTAAGATCCAGCGTTTCCTGTCGCAGCCGTTCCACGTGGCAGAAGTGTTCACGGGTTCGCCGGGCAAGTACGTGCCGCTGAAGGAAACCATCCGCGGCTTCAAGATGCTGGTGGACGGCGAGTGCGATCACCTGCCGGAACAAGCGTTCTACATGGTCGGCTCGATCGACGAAGCCTTCGAGAAGGCCAAGAAGCTCCAGTAA
- the atpG gene encoding F0F1 ATP synthase subunit gamma, translated as MAGTKEIRTKIKSVQNTRKITKAMEMVAASKMRKAQERMRAARPYAEKIRNVAAHMALANPEYKHPFMVERDIKRAGLIVVTTDKGLCGGLNTNVLRAVTNQLREQQGKGIETQATAIGTKGMQFLGRIGANVVSNVVHLGDTPHLEKLIGAIKVQLDAFNAGEIDAVYLAYTRFINTMKQEPVVEQLLPLTADKLTQTDAEKQAYSWDYIYEPDAQTVVDELLIRYVEALVYQAVAENMASEQSARMVAMKAASDNAKNVIGELQLVYNKTRQAAITKELSEIVSGAAAV; from the coding sequence ATGGCCGGAACAAAAGAAATCCGCACCAAGATCAAGAGCGTGCAAAACACGCGCAAGATCACCAAGGCGATGGAAATGGTCGCCGCATCCAAGATGCGCAAGGCGCAGGAACGGATGCGTGCTGCCCGCCCGTACGCCGAGAAGATCCGCAACGTGGCTGCGCACATGGCGTTGGCCAATCCGGAGTACAAGCACCCGTTCATGGTGGAGCGCGACATCAAGCGTGCCGGCCTGATCGTGGTGACGACGGACAAGGGCCTGTGCGGTGGCTTGAACACCAACGTGCTGCGCGCCGTCACCAACCAGCTGCGCGAGCAGCAGGGCAAGGGCATTGAGACGCAGGCCACGGCCATCGGTACCAAGGGTATGCAGTTCCTCGGCCGTATTGGCGCGAACGTCGTCTCGAACGTCGTGCACCTGGGTGACACGCCGCATCTGGAAAAGCTGATCGGCGCGATCAAGGTTCAGCTCGACGCGTTCAACGCTGGCGAGATCGATGCCGTGTACCTCGCGTACACCCGCTTCATCAACACGATGAAGCAGGAGCCGGTGGTTGAGCAGCTGCTGCCGCTCACGGCCGACAAGCTGACGCAGACCGACGCCGAGAAGCAAGCCTACTCGTGGGACTACATCTACGAGCCGGACGCACAAACGGTGGTCGACGAGCTGCTGATCCGCTACGTCGAGGCGCTGGTGTACCAGGCGGTGGCCGAGAACATGGCCTCCGAGCAATCGGCCCGGATGGTGGCGATGAAGGCGGCTTCGGACAACGCGAAGAACGTGATCGGCGAACTGCAACTGGTCTACAACAAGACCCGTCAGGCAGCGATCACGAAGGAACTGTCCGAAATCGTCAGCGGCGCAGCGGCAGTCTGA